One Denticeps clupeoides chromosome 10, fDenClu1.1, whole genome shotgun sequence genomic window carries:
- the LOC114798843 gene encoding lysophosphatidic acid receptor 6-like, with protein sequence MNPTSNWTNSSSPGDECPSSADFQFQLFPVVYCLVMTLGLPGNLATLWALVLKKARRSPSDVYIINLAVADAAFLCTLPFRVHYHLHHNVWAFGGVACSVTGAGFYANIYVSISFMTCICVDRYMATVHPLTYLRLRNSRCAVLVSAAVWLVFATAMAAFVLLGPLDTPQDSCFEGFSDEEWERRVGAYSAMALLPGSLLPTGIILVCYPLAARRIARIGTGAARRALRLIYAVLAITLLCFLPHHAVLLLHLLRRTHVLRRCDWADGVYKARRATTALLSLNSCLDPALYYFSRPGWRRPGLGRLLRPPRTRGVYVIAADPPTRPAPPPSCHRKLPEGN encoded by the coding sequence ATGAACCCAACATCTAACTGGACCAACTCCTCCAGCCCTGGTGACGAGTGCCCCTCCAGCGCGGACTTCCAGTTCCAGCTCTTCCCGGTGGTCTACTGCCTGGTCATGACCCTGGGGTTGCCAGGCAACCTGGCGACCCTCTGGGCCTTGGTGTTGAAGAAGGCGCGGAGGAGCCCGTCCGACGTCTACATCATCAACCTGGCGGTGGCCGACGCCGCCTTCCTGTGCACGCTGCCCTTCCGCGTCCACTACCACCTCCACCACAACGTCTGGGCgttcgggggcgtggcctgcagcGTGACCGGCGCCGGGTTCTACGCCAACATCTACGTCAGCATTTCATTCATGACCTGCATCTGCGTGGACCGCTACATGGCGACCGTGCACCCGCTCACCTACCTGCGCCTGCGGAACAGCCGCTGCGCGGTGCTGGTGAGCGCCGCCGTGTGGCTGGTCTTCGCCACCGCCATGGCGGCCTTCGTCCTGCTGGGGCCGCTGGACACCCCGCAGGACAGCTGCTTCGAGGGCTTCTCGGACGAGGAGTGGGAGAGGCGCGTGGGGGCGTACAGCGCCATGGCCCTGCTGCCGGGCTCGCTGCTGCCCACCGGCATCATCCTGGTCTGCTACCCGCTGGCGGCGCGGCGCATCGCCCGCATCGGGACCGGTGCGGCGCGGCGCGCCCTGCGCCTCATCTACGCCGTCCTGGCCATCACCCTGCTCTGCTTCCTGCCCCACCAtgccgtgctgctgctgcacctgctgCGACGCACCCACGTCCTGCGCCGCTGCGACTGGGCGGACGGCGTCTACAAGGCGCGCCGCGCCACCACCGCCCTGCTCAGCCTCAACAGCTGCCTGGACCCCGCCCTCTACTACTTCAGCCGCCCCGGGTGGAGGCGGCCCGGCCTGGGCCGGCTGCTGCGGCCGCCGAGGACCAGGGGGGTGTACGTCATCGCCGCAGACCCGCCAACTCGTCCCGCTCCACCGCCATCCTGCCACAGAAAACTTCCAGAAGGGAACTAA